The region ATCTCGATCTGACCGACGCCGACGGTCTCAACGAAGATGACGTCACAGCCGTAGGCATCGAGAACCTTTATGGCATCGTTCGTGGCCTTGGCCAGTCCGCCGAGAGAACCCCTGGTCGCCATGCTCCTGATGAAAACACCGGGGTCGGTTGAATGTCTCTGCATCCTTATCCTGTCGCCGAGCAACGCTCCGCCCGTAAACGGCGAGGTGGGGTCTATGGCTATCACGCCGACGACCTTCCCCTCCTCCCTTGCAACTCTGATGAGCTTGTCGAGAAGGGTTGATTTTCCAGCCCCCGGCGGCCCGGTTATGCCTACGATGTAGGCGTTTCCCGTGTGGGGATAGATTCTGCGTATTATTTCCCTTGCCTTCTTCTCATCGTTCTCGACGAGGGTTATGAGCCTAGCCGTGGCGCGCCTGTCTCCCTGGAGCATGCGTTCTATAAGGTCGTCTATCATCGTCACCACTCGGACAAATTATCCAGGAAGAAATTATAAAGGTTGGGTTATGCCGACCTGAACTTCCTGAGCTTCGGAACGTTCTCATCTATGAAGCTTATTATGTCGCTGATCGGGCTTCCCGGGCCAAAGACCTTGGCAACGCCGGTCCTCTCAAGCTGCTCCGCGTCGTCGGGCGGGATTATTCCGCCAGCTATAACGAGAACGTCCTCGTTGGGCTTTATACCGCGCTCCTCAAGGAGCCTCAGGATCTTGGGGATCAGAACCATGTGCGCACCTGAGAGGATGCTTATTCCAAGGACGTCAACGTCCTCCTGGATGACGCTCTCCACAATCTGCTCCGGAGTCTGCCTTATGCCGGTGTATATGACCTCAAAACCGGCGTCACGCAAGGCTCTCGCAACGACCTTGGCTCCCCTGTCGTGACCGTCAAGTCCCGGCTTTGCAACGAGAACCCTAACCTTGGAGCGCTCGACCATTTTCACCACCGGGTGGGTTTTGTTTTAGCGACTATTTAAAGGTTGTCAAAACTCAAGGTTGGGCTTTACTTTGGATATTTTGTCCAGAAGGCTTTTTAATCTCCCCGAGAAGTCCCTAACATGCCCGGGTTTCCCCACGACGTTCACACCCACACCGCCTACTCGGACGGCACCGGGAGTGTGGGCGACAACGTTGCTGCCGCTGAGGAGAAGGGGCTGAAGCTCCTCGGGATAACAGACCACAGCCACTACCTCACCGGAAAGGCCTTCAACCGCTACGTGAGAGACATAGAGAGGTGGAAAAACGAGGCCGATGTTGTATTGCTGGCAGGGATTGAGGCCAACGTAACCCACAGCGGCGTCGATGTCGCCGGAGGCATGAGGAAAAGGCTGGACTACGTGATAGCCAGCGTCCACCTCTGGCTCGATGACCCCGAGGAGTACGTCGAGCTGGTTAAACTCGCCCTCCTGGACGAGAACGTGGATATAATCGGCCACTTCGGGGCCAGCTTCAGATACATTGGGTATCCAAGCGAGGAGAACCTCGGAGAAGTCCTTGAGCTGGCCGAGGAGAGGGGGAAGGCCTTTGAGATAAGCTCCCGCTATAGGGTTCCGGAGATGGACTTTGTGAGGGAGTGCATAAAAAGGGGCATAAAGCTCGTCTTTTCAAGCGACGCCCACTGGCCGAGAGGAATAGGTAACGTTGGATGGAGCGAGAGGGTCTTCAAAAAGGCCGGCGGAAGAAAGGAAGACCTTCTGTTCGCGGAGTTTCTGTGAGCTTTTCGATAGTCGGGAGTCTTATTGCAACGACAACGCAACCATCGAG is a window of Thermococcus sp. DNA encoding:
- a CDS encoding PHP domain-containing protein; this encodes MPGFPHDVHTHTAYSDGTGSVGDNVAAAEEKGLKLLGITDHSHYLTGKAFNRYVRDIERWKNEADVVLLAGIEANVTHSGVDVAGGMRKRLDYVIASVHLWLDDPEEYVELVKLALLDENVDIIGHFGASFRYIGYPSEENLGEVLELAEERGKAFEISSRYRVPEMDFVRECIKRGIKLVFSSDAHWPRGIGNVGWSERVFKKAGGRKEDLLFAEFL
- a CDS encoding cobalamin B12-binding domain-containing protein → MVERSKVRVLVAKPGLDGHDRGAKVVARALRDAGFEVIYTGIRQTPEQIVESVIQEDVDVLGISILSGAHMVLIPKILRLLEERGIKPNEDVLVIAGGIIPPDDAEQLERTGVAKVFGPGSPISDIISFIDENVPKLRKFRSA